The Raphanus sativus cultivar WK10039 chromosome 6, ASM80110v3, whole genome shotgun sequence sequence GTAAACACGGGAATCCCTGAGCCTTCGCCTCTCCGAGATGAGTTTGGCGACTACAGCGTCCCTCTCCTTTTCCAAATCTTTCTTTCCCCTCTCTAGCGTAACCTTCTCGCGAGAAAGGGCCTTGACGGAGGATCGAGAGTTTAGCAGCTTGGTCTTCAAATCTTCAAACTTCACACGTAGGATTTCCTTGTCTTCAGCGTTTTTCGCGAGAACGCGGGAAAGCTCCAAATCCTTCGCGCGAGCCAACTCCTCAGCGGCTCCTAGCTGTGCTTGTGTCCGTCTCAGCTCGGTTTCGTACTTCTCCACCAGAAGGTTCATGCTTCCATCACTCTgtagtataaagaaaaaggGGGAAAAGTGAGAAGGAATTGAGCGACCAAAGGCAACTTGAGAGACGAGCCGAAATCCACCCTAAGGGAGAAATTACCTGTTTCCTAGCCTGAGCAGCCTTGATATACTCGTCCTTGAAAAGAAGGTCAGCAACTGGCGGAAGATCGATAGGTCCACCTTTCACTTGACGCGTCAGTTCAGCACACTGAACCGGATTGTAGATCAACGGAGTGTCCTCATCATACGAGAAGTTCACCCGATCGGGAAAATCCACGCGAGGCCCTCGCGTAGTGAAACTTCCAGAGGCGTCCACACTCGAAGAAGGAGCACTGCGCGACGCGCCTGCCTTCTTCCTTGGAGTCTTCTTCTGAGCCACGATAGGGACATCAGGAGCAGGAGTAAAGTCACCTCCCCTCTCTTCCCCGGGGCAAAAATCGTCAACAAGACCGCCGGGAGCAGTATCCGCCATTGGAGGATTCTCCTGGCGAGAAGAATGCCCCCTCTTTTGCTTCTTAGGTTGAGCTCCTGGAGACGCCTTCGCAGAAGGCCCGACAGCATCCTCATGACTCGCATTCGAGCCCTCGGTTTCCCTCTTAGAAGAAGCCTCACGagatcttttcttttctttcttcttcttctttgacaaTTTCTGTTGCGCCATTTCCACGGGATCTTCAGGGAACTCTTCTTCAGGATGATCAGGCTCGTGCCTAACTTCAGAAGAACCGTTATTCCCTTCCTTTCCTTCTTCGCGATCAGCGGACGCAGGGCCATCCCTATCCGCGACTGGAGTCGCGACTGGAGAAGGGTCATCGTTCACCACTGCTGGTTCGTCGTCAACGACGGTAGCAGTCTTCTTCTTGCCCAACGATCTCATTTGCCCTTTCAGGATAGCACTCAAATCCGGAGTTTGCCTCATCTTTTTCGCCTTGTTCACGAGTGTCTGCTGCTTCCTTGTGAATAGCGATAAGCGTTTCTTCCCGGGGACGACTACGCAGGGTAATCTCGATCTCCAAACCTCtgcaaaaagaaagagagaaataagAATACTCACCAAGTAAAGCATAAACCGCGACTTGTCAAGAAAACAAGCAGGAAATTGAGTACCCTTAGCTACGCGCTCCTGACAGCGACGTATCCAATCAGCGCTAAGATCAGGCCACCGACGATGGCTAAGCGTCGCGATAGCTTGGGCGTGCTCGAAGAACTTCTCCGGATAGGCGATTGTATTTGGGTGACGGACtgcaagacaaaaaaaaaaaaaaacaaaaacacagtTAAGCATCAAGAAACTCAAGTAGTCTCGGGACAACTGCAAATCTACCAATTTCACGATCCCAAAGAACCGGGAAATCGTCTTTCGGCGGCTCATCAAACGCGTGCTCGTCCGCCTTAATGTAGAAGTAGTATCTCTGCCAATCTTTTGTCTTGTTCGGATGACCAGTCAGAACATTATAGGACGGGCGCATCTTTATCGAGTGTAACCCATAAGGCATAGGCCTCAAGAAAGTCAGCTCTTCGAAAGTCCTCACGCTCATCGGAATACTTACTTCAGCGGCCATAGCCATCAAAGCGACGGCGATCCTAAACGACCCATTCAGAAACTGAGTAATCGCTACACCCCGACGAAGCGTGTACTCCGTAATCAAACGCGGGATAGGGAACCACAACTTCGTATCCACGCCGAAATAAGACTCGTAGACGCACTGATATCCTTCAGGCGGCGACCAAGGCCTCTGCCTGACAGACGGAATGAGATAAGTCACCCCGATAGCTCCACAGCTCTTTAACAAATGCTTCACACTGCTGTGAGTGGAGAAGCTTGGGAACACGTTCCTCCAAGACTGACCCCCCGCTCGAGGATCACGCAACGTATCGCGAGAAATCGCTGGAAGCTCCTCGAAGATGTCGCCGGAGACGTAACGTGTGGGCTTGTACTCCGGGGGATCAACACTCTCTTCGCGGAGTCGATACTTCGGGATCCTAAACTTTCGCGCCTGCGCCTCGAGACCCTCGTTCCCAGTACCTACGCGAGAGGAACCAACGTTCCCTTCTGCCCTCGCCGCACCGACCCCTTCCGGCGTTCCAACTACCATCGGATCTGGCTCCGGGATCGCGTTGGTCGCGACATCATTCGGCGCCCTAACCTCCTCCGGATCGGAAGCGCCGGCGACAGCTTTCCCCTTTTCCTCTCGGGATAGCCTTTTCCCAGACGCCATGGCGACCCACAAACGATGAGACCTCACCGGCGAgcttagagagagaaaataaaaaaaaaagctagagagaagggagagcaAAGAGAGATACCTGAAGCTGCAGAGAAGAATGATAAAAGAAGAGCAGAACTATCTTTTTATAGCAAAAAGAAGGGCACGACTCCCAAAGCATCATTATTAGGTCTAAATAGGCCTAAACGGGCCTTAATCAGGCCTGAAACCTCTCTCTCATCGCTCGCAGCGGTCACATCACGCAATCAAACCGGGGATTAGGAGTTAATCAAACCGGCCCAAACCGACAGGGTTAAGTCGTACCGAAAGCAAACCGGTGTAAACCAGCGGGAATCCTTGAGAGAGAGATACGCGACCGAACGAGCATCCTGGCGAGTAAGGGCCGCACTCGGAAGACCAAAGAAGCTCGCAACTCGACGGTTGAAGACAAGGAGGAGTGCTGCGACCAGCCGAGTTAACCAGCGAGTAAAATCTTTTTTGAGAAGGTTCAAAAAGGTGTTTTTACTCGGCTAAATGAGATTGTCTCGGAGGCTACCAAGTTGTACCGGCGAGTAAAATCGCTCTGGAGCCAGGAGTAAACGGTGCGACCAAACAAGTGAACTCAGCGACTACACTCGCCTTCGAGAGCAGTGCTAAATGTCACGACCAGATGAGTAAACCAGCGACTAAAATCGTGTCTCGAAGCCACAAAGTTACACGCGACCAGAGGAGTACAGTAGGCGAGTAGAATCGCATTTTTTTTTGAGGCAAAACACGGCGCGACCAAACGAGCAAAGCAGGCGAGTTAATTCGATCTTAGAAGCAGCACTCGATGTCGCGACCAAACCCGAAGAATAAGATCTTTCTCGGAAGCCATGTGCGATGCCACAAACCAGCGAGTAGAACCGCTTGCAGAAGCCACGAAATCATATCGCGACTAAGTGAACCGAACCAGTGAGTAGAACCGTCCTTTGAATCATGTCGCGACGAAACAGCCTGGCTAGCGAGTAGAGTCGCTCTCCGAGGGTTCGAGGGCGAAGACCAGCGAGTAAAGGAGACTCGACGACAGCAGCAAACGTCGTAAGGTCCCCAGACCAAAACTCACGGATTCACCAAACCCATCCAGCTAACAGTCCGTCAGGATTAGACTGGCGTTAATCAACAGACGAACTGGGGGGGGACTTACTGTAGGAGGAGGATTACACCCCTCCAAGGGCCCGGTAAATCAGTAAAACACGCCCTGTTGACCGCTGGACGACGAACAGACGATGGGCCGAT is a genomic window containing:
- the LOC108838621 gene encoding meiosis-specific protein ASY2-like isoform X1, with amino-acid sequence MSRRKTISRFFGIVKLVDLQLSRDYLSFLMLNCVFVFFFFCLAVRHPNTIAYPEKFFEHAQAIATLSHRRWPDLSADWIRRCQERVAKGTQFPACFLDKSRFMLYLVSILISLFLFAEVWRSRLPCVVVPGKKRLSLFTRKQQTLVNKAKKMRQTPDLSAILKGQMRSLGKKKTATVVDDEPAVVNDDPSPVATPVADRDGPASADREEGKEGNNGSSEVRHEPDHPEEEFPEDPVEMAQQKLSKKKKKEKKRSREASSKRETEGSNASHEDAVGPSAKASPGAQPKKQKRGHSSRQENPPMADTAPGGLVDDFCPGEERGGDFTPAPDVPIVAQKKTPRKKAGASRSAPSSSVDASGSFTTRGPRVDFPDRVNFSYDEDTPLIYNPVQCAELTRQVKGGPIDLPPVADLLFKDEYIKAAQARKQSDGSMNLLVEKYETELRRTQAQLGAAEELARAKDLELSRVLAKNAEDKEILRVKFEDLKTKLLNSRSSVKALSREKVTLERGKKDLEKERDAVVAKLISERRRLRDSRVYEVTLERVRVETAMVVKAKRRFDSIRDYSVRRDAFEEAHNLYGQAFGTRKCLELAKGEGYDVSQELIDFYRVQEGLYKVEVDKLKVGDIPESDLSLSPLILPSTFVSEEVLAGLDKYGSNDSIIDSGTLSRMQSPDDSFDIMMKERNKAPTVAEQGTTEGPIDAQEGRRGKDATSNETTVPPTVDGEALAADLVGAEDPSDQKEDPAN
- the LOC108838621 gene encoding meiosis-specific protein ASY2-like isoform X3 encodes the protein MLYLVSILISLFLFAEVWRSRLPCVVVPGKKRLSLFTRKQQTLVNKAKKMRQTPDLSAILKGQMRSLGKKKTATVVDDEPAVVNDDPSPVATPVADRDGPASADREEGKEGNNGSSEVRHEPDHPEEEFPEDPVEMAQQKLSKKKKKEKKRSREASSKRETEGSNASHEDAVGPSAKASPGAQPKKQKRGHSSRQENPPMADTAPGGLVDDFCPGEERGGDFTPAPDVPIVAQKKTPRKKAGASRSAPSSSVDASGSFTTRGPRVDFPDRVNFSYDEDTPLIYNPVQCAELTRQVKGGPIDLPPVADLLFKDEYIKAAQARKQSDGSMNLLVEKYETELRRTQAQLGAAEELARAKDLELSRVLAKNAEDKEILRVKFEDLKTKLLNSRSSVKALSREKVTLERGKKDLEKERDAVVAKLISERRRLRDSRVYEVTLERVRVETAMVVKAKRRFDSIRDYSVRRDAFEEAHNLYGQAFGTRKCLELAKGEGYDVSQELIDFYRVQEGLYKVEVDKLKVGDIPESDLSLSPLILPSTFVSEEVLAGLDKYGSNDSIIDSGTLSRMQSPDDSFDIMMKERNKAPTVAEQGTTEGPIDAQEGRRGKDATSNETTVPPTVDGEALAADLVGAEDPSDQKEDPAN
- the LOC108838621 gene encoding meiosis-specific protein ASY2-like isoform X2 — translated: MSRRKTISRFFGIVKLVDLQLSRDYLSFLMLNCVFVFFFFCLAVRHPNTIAYPEKFFEHAQAIATLSHRRWPDLSADWIRRCQERVAKEVWRSRLPCVVVPGKKRLSLFTRKQQTLVNKAKKMRQTPDLSAILKGQMRSLGKKKTATVVDDEPAVVNDDPSPVATPVADRDGPASADREEGKEGNNGSSEVRHEPDHPEEEFPEDPVEMAQQKLSKKKKKEKKRSREASSKRETEGSNASHEDAVGPSAKASPGAQPKKQKRGHSSRQENPPMADTAPGGLVDDFCPGEERGGDFTPAPDVPIVAQKKTPRKKAGASRSAPSSSVDASGSFTTRGPRVDFPDRVNFSYDEDTPLIYNPVQCAELTRQVKGGPIDLPPVADLLFKDEYIKAAQARKQSDGSMNLLVEKYETELRRTQAQLGAAEELARAKDLELSRVLAKNAEDKEILRVKFEDLKTKLLNSRSSVKALSREKVTLERGKKDLEKERDAVVAKLISERRRLRDSRVYEVTLERVRVETAMVVKAKRRFDSIRDYSVRRDAFEEAHNLYGQAFGTRKCLELAKGEGYDVSQELIDFYRVQEGLYKVEVDKLKVGDIPESDLSLSPLILPSTFVSEEVLAGLDKYGSNDSIIDSGTLSRMQSPDDSFDIMMKERNKAPTVAEQGTTEGPIDAQEGRRGKDATSNETTVPPTVDGEALAADLVGAEDPSDQKEDPAN